A stretch of Synergistaceae bacterium DNA encodes these proteins:
- a CDS encoding HlyD family type I secretion periplasmic adaptor subunit — protein sequence MVAPLNEKKFERTGRIISAVEKAGEKITAGLFNKVFSNNEDNSHDWEIDAEMALEEQKPINSKIIIYCLFASLMLLFVWAAFSSLDDVVRGMGKVKPTSGTQVIQSVDGGVVKEIYVKESDSVEKDALIVKIDSTRFTSSFGERKAQVMALTAKAARLEALTKGHGFQAPQDVVEAAPNIVEHEKSLYQTSMDELNSTISVGRDRVAQRRQELIESISRLGQLSTAYELAQDELKATKSLLESGAVSPLEVTRLEKEVARARGDRDQAKAQIARVKSSIYEAEGQIREVSLRYKNSWRNELSATLANLESLTEGNKALEDRVSQSEVRSPSKGIVKRLFVNTVGAVVMPGGAIAEVVSEEDELVVEAKLSPTDRAFVKPGQNVVVKFTAYEYAIYGGLDGVVEYISPDTIVDERGNTFYTVRVKTTKTTLGDNRPIIPGMIAQVDVITGRKTVLSYILKPLFRAKEKALREH from the coding sequence ATGGTCGCCCCTTTAAATGAAAAGAAATTTGAAAGAACCGGGCGTATAATCTCAGCTGTAGAAAAAGCAGGAGAAAAAATCACTGCCGGTTTATTCAATAAAGTCTTTTCTAACAATGAAGACAACTCCCATGACTGGGAAATTGACGCGGAAATGGCGTTGGAGGAACAAAAACCAATAAACAGTAAGATTATTATCTACTGTTTATTCGCATCTCTTATGCTTCTTTTTGTGTGGGCTGCATTCTCTTCTCTTGACGATGTTGTAAGAGGAATGGGAAAAGTCAAACCTACTTCCGGCACACAAGTAATTCAGTCTGTCGATGGAGGCGTGGTTAAGGAAATATATGTGAAGGAATCAGACAGTGTAGAAAAAGATGCATTAATAGTAAAAATAGACTCAACTCGTTTCACTTCATCATTTGGAGAGCGTAAAGCACAAGTAATGGCACTTACAGCAAAGGCTGCCAGACTTGAAGCTCTTACCAAAGGACACGGCTTTCAAGCTCCTCAGGATGTAGTTGAAGCAGCTCCCAACATAGTGGAACATGAAAAAAGTTTATATCAAACAAGCATGGATGAACTTAACTCAACCATTTCTGTAGGAAGAGACAGAGTGGCTCAGAGACGTCAGGAACTCATTGAATCAATATCGAGACTGGGACAACTCTCTACTGCTTACGAACTTGCTCAAGATGAATTAAAAGCCACAAAATCTCTCTTGGAGTCTGGTGCCGTTTCACCTCTCGAAGTAACGAGACTTGAAAAAGAGGTCGCCAGAGCCAGAGGAGATAGAGACCAAGCAAAAGCTCAGATAGCTAGAGTAAAATCCTCTATATATGAAGCAGAAGGACAGATACGCGAAGTCAGCTTGAGATATAAAAATAGTTGGAGAAATGAGCTTTCTGCCACATTAGCCAATTTAGAAAGCTTAACCGAAGGCAACAAAGCCCTCGAGGACAGGGTTTCACAATCAGAAGTACGCTCTCCATCCAAAGGTATTGTCAAACGTCTTTTTGTAAATACCGTAGGAGCGGTGGTAATGCCCGGAGGCGCAATAGCGGAAGTAGTCTCTGAAGAAGACGAGCTTGTTGTAGAAGCTAAGCTATCCCCCACCGACAGAGCTTTTGTAAAACCGGGACAAAACGTTGTTGTAAAATTTACAGCTTATGAGTACGCAATTTATGGAGGACTTGATGGCGTTGTCGAATACATAAGTCCGGACACGATTGTGGATGAGAGAGGAAACACATTTTATACAGTAAGAGTCAAAACCACAAAAACAACTCTAGGAGACAACAGACCAATAATTCCAGGAATGATTGCTCAAGTAGACGTTATAACAGGGAGAAAAACAGTGCTTTCATACATACTAAAACCTCTCTTTAGAGCTAAGGAAAAAGCATTAAGAGAACACTGA